A window of Plantibacter sp. PA-3-X8 genomic DNA:
AGCTCGTCGAAGCCGGTGTCGGGCAGCGGGAAGAGCAGCTTGATGCGCTGGTCGTGACGGTTGTCCGCGATGTGCTGGACCTCGGGACCGGTGAACGTGAATCGCCGATAGCTCGGGCTCACCTGCTCGATGCGCCGGACGACGGCTGCGAGGAGGATGAAGATCGAGTCGGGGGTCTGTTCACTGAGGCGAGGCATCGATAGGTAAGCCTACCCTTCGATGCGCTGGAGATCACCTGCCGATCGCATCTTGTCGGCAGAGAGTGGCGGTGGTAAACTTGAGTCACATCAACTCAAGTTTTGAACAGGAGACCGTACCCATGCCAGCAGGCCAGACGCCTCAGCAAGAGGATCAGCGCAGCGCGCTCGAGCAGTACGGCGTCAACCTGACCGAGATCGCCGCCTCCGGCAAGCTCGATCCGGTCATCGGCCGCGACGCCGAGATCCGCCGCGTGAGCCAGGTGCTCACGCGACGCACCAAGAACAACCCCGTCCTCATCGGCGAGCCCGGCGTCGGCAAGACCGCCGTCGTCGAAGGCCTCGCCCAGCGCATCGTCGCGGGCGACGTCGCCGAGAGCCTCAAGGGCAAGCAGCTCATCTCCCTCGACCTCTCCGCGCTCGTGGCGGGTGCCATGTACCGCGGGCAGTTCGAGGAGCGCCTCAAGGCGGTGCTCAAGGAGATCGACGAGTCCGACGGACAGATCATCACCTTCATCGACGAGCTCCACGTCCTCATGGGCGCCGGTGGCGGCGAGGGGTCCGTCGCCGCGGCCAACATGCTGAAGCCCATGCTCGCCCGCGGTGAGCTCCGGCTCATCGGCGCGACCACGCTCGACGAGTACCGCGAGTTCATCGAGAAGGACGCCGCCATGGAGCGTCGCTTCCAGCAGGTGTTCGTGGGTGAGCCGAGCGTCGAGGACACGGTCGCCATCCTCCGTGGCCTCAAGGAGCGGTACGAGGCGCACCACAAGGTGGCCATCGCCGACAACGCGCTCGTCGCCGCAGCAGCCCTGTCCAACCGCTACATCACGTCGCGGCAGCTGCCCGACAAGGCGATCGACCTCATCGACGAGGCTGCCAGCCGACTGCGCATGGAGATCGACTCGGCACCCGTCGAGATCGACGAACTGCGACGCAGCGTCGACCGCCTGAAGCTCGAGGAGCTCGCCCTGAAGAAGGAGAAGGACGACGCCTCCAAGGAGCGCCTCGCCCGCCTCCGGGAGGACCTCGCGACCCGCCAGGCCGCGCTCGGCGAGCTGCAGGCGCGCTGGGAGCGCGAGCGTGCGAGCCTCAACCGGGTCGGCGACCTCAAGAAGCAGCTCGACGCCGCCCGGAGCAAGGCCGAACGCGCCCAGCGCGAGGGCAAGCTCGAACAGGCGTCCAAGCTCCTCTACGCCGACATCCCGCAGCTCGAACGCGAACTCGCGCTCGCGGAGTCGGCCGAGCAGGACACCGACGGCGAGCCCCGGATGGTCAACGACCAGGTGACCGCCGAGGACATCGCCGCTGTCATCGCCGCGTGGACCGGCATCCCCGTCGGTCGCCTGTTGCAGGGCGAGACGGAGAAACTGCTGCACCTCGAGCAGGAGCTGTCCCGCCGACTCATCGGGCAGCACCGTGCGGTCGCCGCCGTGTCCGACGCCGTCCGGCGCACCCGGGCCGGCATCTCCGACCCCGACCGCCCGACCGGTTCGTTCATGTTCCTCGGCCCCACCGGCGTCGGCAAGACCGAGCTGGCCAAGGCGCTCGCCGAGTTCCTCTTCGACGACGAGAAGGCCATGGTCCGCATCGACATGTCCGAGTACGGCGAGAAGCACTCGGTCTCCCGGCTCGTCGGCGCGCCTCCTGGGTACGTCGGCTACGAGCAGGGCGGGCAGCTCACCGAGGCCGTTCGTCGACGCCCGTACTCCGTCGTGCTGCTCGACGAGGTCGAGAAGGCGCACCCCGAGGTGTTCGACATCCTCCTGCAGGTGCTCGACGACGGCCGGCTGACCGATGGACAGGGGCGCACCGTCGACTTCCGGAACGTCATCCTCGTGCTGACCTCCAACCTCGGCTCGCAGTACCTGATGGATGCCTCGCTCTCCCTCGAGCAGAAGGAGGAGGCAGTGCAGCAGCTCGTGCGCCAGGCGTTCAAGCCGGAGTTCATCAACCGTCTCGACGACATCGTCGTGTTCCAGCCGCTCAGCGAGGCGGAGCTCGGCCAGATCGTCGAGCTGTACATCGACCGCCTGCAGCGTCGACTGGGTGAGCGTCGGCTCCACCTCGCCGTCACGCCCGACGCCCGTGCGTGGCTCGCGGAGCGCGGATACGACCCGATGTACGGCGCGCGTCCGCTGCGTCGACTCATGCAGCGGGAGATCGACGACCGCCTCGCGCGGGCGATCCTCGACGGCTCGATCCGCGACGGCGACACCGTCCACGTCGGGCTTGCGAGCGACGGCGACGGCCTCACGGTCGAGCGAGCGGTGGTCCCGGCCTAGCCGGCTGCTTGCGGCCAGCGCGGTGCGCTGACCCGAGCGCGACCCACCGATGTCAGCGCGCCCCTCCGGAGGGGCGCGCTCACGCGTATGCCCCGCGCTCGCGCGACAGCACCGCGCTGGCCGCGACCCCCGAGTGGGGGAGGAACCCCCTGGTGTGCGACGGATGCCGCGCACTAGCGTGATCCTCGCGGTGGGCCCGGTCGGCGCGCCCTGAGAGGACCCGATGTCACACGCAGCCCCGAGCACGACGCCTGAGACCAGCGACACCGCCGTGCCCCTCTGGCGTCACGCGCACGCCCCCGCCTGGTTCTTCTTCGGCGGCCTGGCCCTCTGGCTGTTCCTGCTGCTGGTGCCGCACGTCCTCCTCGGCAACCCGGCGGTGATCCCCGCGTGGATCCTGCTCGGCT
This region includes:
- a CDS encoding ATP-dependent Clp protease ATP-binding subunit, producing the protein MPAGQTPQQEDQRSALEQYGVNLTEIAASGKLDPVIGRDAEIRRVSQVLTRRTKNNPVLIGEPGVGKTAVVEGLAQRIVAGDVAESLKGKQLISLDLSALVAGAMYRGQFEERLKAVLKEIDESDGQIITFIDELHVLMGAGGGEGSVAAANMLKPMLARGELRLIGATTLDEYREFIEKDAAMERRFQQVFVGEPSVEDTVAILRGLKERYEAHHKVAIADNALVAAAALSNRYITSRQLPDKAIDLIDEAASRLRMEIDSAPVEIDELRRSVDRLKLEELALKKEKDDASKERLARLREDLATRQAALGELQARWERERASLNRVGDLKKQLDAARSKAERAQREGKLEQASKLLYADIPQLERELALAESAEQDTDGEPRMVNDQVTAEDIAAVIAAWTGIPVGRLLQGETEKLLHLEQELSRRLIGQHRAVAAVSDAVRRTRAGISDPDRPTGSFMFLGPTGVGKTELAKALAEFLFDDEKAMVRIDMSEYGEKHSVSRLVGAPPGYVGYEQGGQLTEAVRRRPYSVVLLDEVEKAHPEVFDILLQVLDDGRLTDGQGRTVDFRNVILVLTSNLGSQYLMDASLSLEQKEEAVQQLVRQAFKPEFINRLDDIVVFQPLSEAELGQIVELYIDRLQRRLGERRLHLAVTPDARAWLAERGYDPMYGARPLRRLMQREIDDRLARAILDGSIRDGDTVHVGLASDGDGLTVERAVVPA